The Chryseobacterium sp. G0186 genome includes the window TTAATCAATACAAAACACAGCATTCATCAGAATTTTCAAGTAATTATCATAATTTGATAATTCTGCCACAGAGAAAAGATGGAGGACGTCAGCCATTTTATGGGTTTACCGATGGTGCTTTAAAGGGGATTTGTTTTGCTGTAGATAATCCTAATATTAAAGTTTCCGAAATAGCTACTACAACTTCTAGTTATATTGGAGGAATGCTTCATGAATTGGGACATGGTCTTGGATTACCGCATAATTCAGAAAAAGTATCTGAAAAAAATGTTTTAGGAACTGCTCTGATGGGAGGGGGAAATGGTACGTTTGGAAGAAAACCAACTTTTTTAACTACAGGTAGTGCTGCTATTCTGGATAAGAATGAAATATTTCAACCTCAGGTTATTCCCGGAATTTCTTATTATGATAAAGGTTCTTATACTATTAATGCTAAGCTTTCCTATGATCCAATACTGAAAAAAATAATTGTTAACGGAAATTTTACAAGCTCTATCCCAGTTTCCAAGGCACTTTTATGGCTTGATCCAAACACTGAAAATGCAGTTGGTGTTAATAAAGATTACAACTCTATTGTATGGCCTGTAAATGTTAATGGCAATACCATCTATGGAGAAATTCCGGTAGATGAACTTTTTGTAAAAGGAAGCACAATGTATGAGTATAAAATTCGATTATTACAGAATAATGGAGTTCTTTTAGAATCTATACTGTATTTTAACTTTCTTAACAATCAGGTCATTGATCCGGAAAAGTCAGTTCTTTTCTTTCAGAATTGTAATTATAATGGTTCAGGATATTGGAAATCATTGGCTGAAGGAGCATATACAACTCAAGATTTAATAAATGCGGGAATAAAAGATAATGATATTTCCAGTATAAGACCTGCGAGCGGATATAAGGTAAGTCTTTATGATGGTAACAATTTTTCTGGTGAACTATTTACTGTTACAAATAATTCAAGTTGCCAGTTTAATGATAGAACTTCTTCTCTAAAAATAGAAAAGATTATCAATTAATTGATAAAAATTCCAATAGCCAAGAATTAATCTAACCGTTAGGAGTTAAGAAAATGATGGTTCTAATTCAAGTACGCCTAACTTGTTTTTGATGATCTTTTGTTGTGTTGTCATAATACTTAATCTATTTTAAAGTTATTCAATTTGATCGTAACTGTCAGATTAAGTATTGACTAATTCAGATTAGGTAGCTGATTTTTAAATAAAAAGAGAGAAAATTTTCTCTCTTTTTATTTAACCAAAAATATTTTCTTCCATTTAGCCACAGTATTTCTACTTAATTTAAAGTGAGCCGCCAGCTGTGTATTATTGAGATGTTGTTTCTTTTGATAATCCAAAATTTTAAAAATTGTTTTTTTATCATAAGCTTTATGGAAGTGTCTGTCAACACTATCATCACTATTGTTTCCAAAGATAATATTGTTAAGATCAATGATATCAAGAGCAGAAATTTCAGTCTTGCTTAAAATATTCATACAATAAGGTTTTTTTTCCGGTTTCTTAAAATCTAGAAAGTCTATATATATTTGTTTGTAATTAGGTGTCATTGTGTTTATATTTATTAAGCCATTTGTACAAGGTTGTCTTAGGAATTCTATACTCTTCGATAATTTGTTTTCGGTCCTTTTTGCCTGATTGGATGAGTTCAATAATAAAGTCAATAATTTCCCGTGTGTAAATATTTTTGCGAAAAATAGGTAAGTTTATATCTTTCTTATGATAATGAATATTGTTAGATGATTTTGGAGAATATAAAATAAGGTGTTGCGAATAGATCCTGAAAAAATCATATTCTAATAATTTAGACCATCGTAATAATATTTTTGAGTCTAAACTTTCTGACTCGTACATATCCACTACATCAGATTCTTTACAGTCTAAAAAATTGCAAATACGGGACATTTCTATTTCTTCACCAAGTTCCATAACCCTTTGCTTAACCAAAGAGCCTATATGAATTTTTTTAAATGTGTGATTTGGCATTTATAGTACTTAAATTGTTAAATGTATCTGTTAATGTCTTTTTTACGGTAAATGACTTACCATAGATATAAGGGATATTTTGTACTATCTTACCGTTGTCAGCAGAACTGTTTAGTATATAATTTCTGATATAAGCAATTCCTGTAGGAGAACCGTCCTGCATATTGATTTCATAAATAATGTTTATAGGATATTTATAATTGGGAACCGTTAATGTAGAACCCAACCTCCTTAGGTCAATTTTATGAAGAATATGGCTGCAGTCATACAGATAATTAAAGCCGTTCAGATCCTGACTGCTAAAATTGAAGTATAAATCTGTGTTTGTATCAGTTATAGTAGCTCCGACTACTTTAGTATTACCACGTTGATCTGTTAATGCCACATTATAATTGCCTTCAGCCAGATCTGTAAAAGAGTTTGAACTTTGAGCAGATACGACTACCACACCATTAGTGTTTTTTTTAAATTCATATGTTACAGGGATTCTCTGGGTTACATTGACAGTTATATTTCCAAAACAAGCATAAGAAAAAATATTGTTGAATTGTAATGCTGTATAGTTGTTGGCTATGGTAAATGAAACATTTTTAGTTGTAAGATTTCCGTTTATATTTTCCCTAATTCTGATCGTATATTTTCCCGCAGGAAGATTACTTTGAGTAACGATTAACGCCGTCTGATTTATAACGCCTAAAGATCCGTTCCGATCATTAAATGTTCCTGAACCGGACAGTCTCTGCAGTAAATAATCAAAAGTAGAGCCTAGGGTTGCATTGGTAATTCCAATAGTTACTTTTCCGTCACCATTACAGTATTCAGGCGTAACTGAAGGAGTATTTGTTGTAAACTGACCAGAGATATAGGAGGGCAGCATACAAAATAGAGTGAAAATTAGTATTTTCTTCATTTGCATATACTTTTAAAAATTATCTTTAATCGGAATGTTAAAAGAAGGATCCGCTTGAATAAATTGTTTGTGCAAATTTAGAAGACCTATTAAGTTATTTTGAAAATAGGGTTTTGAATTTGAATAATTCAAAAATAAAAAAAAGATTTAAGGTTCTTTTAATCAGGATTTTGTAAAGTGTTTAGTTCAGATTTTTTATATAGTCTGAAGGAGGCATACCGGTTATTTTTTTAAAGATAATGCTGAAAGCTGAGTGTGAAATAAAGCCGGATTCGTCGGCTAGAGTACTTATTTTATAATTTCTGTATTTAGGATTTTGTTCCAGTTTTTTTATAATATAATAAACTCTTAACTCATTGATGTAAGTACTAAAGTTCTTATGAAAATCTTTATTTATTAATTCTGAAAGATAAGTATTATTGGTATTTAGTGAATATGATAATGCGGATAATGACATATTTTTATCCAGATAACGTTCTTCTTTTTCAAATTCTTTTAACTTTTGTAATATTGCTTTTTTTTTCATGGTTTGACCTTAATATTTTAGCTCTTATTGTTATTGCTAATAATTTTAGAGGAAAAAAGGGGATAGGCCCAGAAACAATAAGGAAAGG containing:
- a CDS encoding helix-turn-helix domain-containing protein → MKKKAILQKLKEFEKEERYLDKNMSLSALSYSLNTNNTYLSELINKDFHKNFSTYINELRVYYIIKKLEQNPKYRNYKISTLADESGFISHSAFSIIFKKITGMPPSDYIKNLN
- a CDS encoding helix-turn-helix domain-containing protein, producing MPNHTFKKIHIGSLVKQRVMELGEEIEMSRICNFLDCKESDVVDMYESESLDSKILLRWSKLLEYDFFRIYSQHLILYSPKSSNNIHYHKKDINLPIFRKNIYTREIIDFIIELIQSGKKDRKQIIEEYRIPKTTLYKWLNKYKHNDT
- a CDS encoding helix-turn-helix domain-containing protein; the encoded protein is MNILSKTEISALDIIDLNNIIFGNNSDDSVDRHFHKAYDKKTIFKILDYQKKQHLNNTQLAAHFKLSRNTVAKWKKIFLVK